In a single window of the Balaenoptera acutorostrata chromosome 3, mBalAcu1.1, whole genome shotgun sequence genome:
- the GPR68 gene encoding ovarian cancer G-protein coupled receptor 1 yields MRGEAPPGPKMGNVTGDNGSLSCAIDHTIHQTLAPVVYVTVLVVGFPANCLSLYFGYLQIKARNELGVYLCNLTVADLFYICSLPFWLQYVLQHDNWSHGDLSCQLCGILLYENIYISVGFLCCISIDRYLAVAHPFRFHQFRTLKAAVGVSVLIWAKELLTSIYFLMHEEVVEDRDRHRVCFEHYPLQPRQRSLNYYRFLVGFLFPICLLLASYRGILRAVRRSHGTQKSRKDQIQRLVLSTVVIFLACFLPYHALLLVRSLWESSCHFAKGIFNAYHFSLLLTSFNCVADPVLYCFVSETTHRDLARLRGACLAFLTCTRTGRAREAYPLGTPEASGKNEEPNVLTKLHPAFQTSRPPGAGGSPAGGLA; encoded by the coding sequence ATGAGGGGTGAGGCCCCTCCAGGCCCAAAGATGGGGAACGTCACTGGAGACAACGGCTCGCTGAGCTGTGCCATCGACCACACCATCCACCAGACGCTGGCGCCGGTGGTCTATGTCACGGTGCTGGTGGTGGGCTTTCCAGCCAACTGCCTGTCCCTCTACTTCGGCTACCTGCAGATCAAGGCCCGGAATGAGCTGGGCGTGTACCTGTGCAACCTGACAGTGGCCGACCTCTTCTACATTTGCTCGCTCCCCTTCTGGCTGCAGTACGTGCTGCAGCACGACAACTGGTCCCACGGCGACCTGTCCTGCCAGCTGTGCGGCATCCTCCTGTACGAGAACATCTACATCAGCGTGGGCTTCCTCTGCTGCATCTCCATCGACCGCTACCTGGCCGTGGCCCATCCCTTCCGCTTCCATCAGTTCCGCACCCTGAAGGCCGCCGTGGGAGTCAGCGTGCTCATCTGGGCCAAGGAGCTGTTGACCAGCATCTACTTTCTCATGCACGAAGAGGTGGTGGAGGACCGGGACCGGCACCGCGTCTGCTTCGAGCACTACCCGCTCCAGCCCCGGCAGCGCAGCCTCAACTACTACCGCTTCCTGGTGGGCTTCCTCTTCCCCATCTGCCTGCTGCTGGCCTCGTACCGGGGCATCCTGCGGGCCGTGCGCCGCAGCCACGGCACCCAGAAGAGCCGCAAGGACCAGATCCAGCGGCTGGTGCTCAGCACCGTGGTCATCTTCCTGGCCTGCTTCCTGCCCTACCACGCGCTGCTGCTCGTGCGCAGCCTCTGGGAGTCCAGCTGCCACTTCGCCAAGGGCATCTTCAACGCCTAccacttctccctcctcctcaccaGCTTCAACTGCGTGGCCGACCCCGTGCTCTACTGCTTCGTCAGCGAGACCACGCACAGGGACCTGGCCCGCCTCCGTGGGGCCTGCCTGGCCTTCCTCACCTGCACCAGGACTGGCCGGGCCCGGGAGGCCTACCCACTGGGCACCCCCGAGGCCTCAGGGAAGAACGAGGAGCCCAACGTGCTGACGAAGCTCCACCCGGCCTTCCAGACCTCTCGGCCACCCGGAGCGGGAGGGTCCCCAGCGGGCGGACTGGCCTAG